The Cydia pomonella isolate Wapato2018A chromosome 23, ilCydPomo1, whole genome shotgun sequence region ACACCaacgtgtcttgctatttcagtcagtctcgatacaaaaagtactgaggttgatcGAAGTAACGTGACAAATACCAACGATttcgagaaaatacgatgggaaagtaTTATTCAATACATCTGCACTTATGAATTCGGTCGATTGACCAAAAACTGGAATGTAGGTAACGAAAACGCATGCAAGATATCCCGTGTAAATTGGGCATAAGTAAGAAGGTTCAAAATGTGTCTATAAATTTTATACAGTGTATTaggacctgtttcacaatatccaagtattggataacaaataaattaactgccatatAAAACTTCCCGTAAAACTTAGctctttatctaccagttaagcttattcgAAGAtagtgaaacgccaacgatgactttattcgtcgtataagtggcaagtagcatatccaggactttacttggagattgtgaaacaggcccttagggccggtacagacggactgcaactcgactgcaacttgtatgggaactgcatgccgactgcactccaactgcaacgtcgacgtgcagttcccatacaagttgcagtcgagttgcagtccgtctgtaccggcccttaggGCAGGGCTTTGTCTGTTTATTGTATCCGAATAAATATGCAACAtaatttcaaatttttatttaggtatttaggtGTTCATTTTGAAGTAACAACTGAAAATAAACACGCTATACAAACCAGTAGCAAAGCTATCATTCATTACCAACTATGGAGTCTACATACGGCAGGGCTCATATGGTATAATTTTAATCAAGacattatttttgaatttttgctaaattatataaaatgatacTGTCTTTACATtcatacaataaataacaaGTGTTTTTGCCTGAAGGAATGGGATGATAATTCAAAGAGTTTGTgcgtgaaaaaaataacaatcataaaaTAGGAActtacaaacaattaacaaCTGACATATTCTGAaaggtattattattaaataatgtattaaataCATTACACACCTAACATTACAATCGTTTAGCCTTATAATAACATAACGTTACCAGCTGAAAGAAATGCATGGATGGATGTTAGATGGACTTTTAGGAACTTAAATATTgcaaacttaaatatataaagacgccatttttataatttttcatcgTATCGTAGGTTATCTGGATGGCATGAAAagtattaataagtttttgttatTCCAATTCATTGGATAAAACAATGACTAGGATGATAACTTATAGAAGTcgtaaaaaaacggactttagtTGTTACAATTTAATGTATGGCGTCttaaatttctatttaaatcaatcaattattcaaattatcaacaaacaaatatttttacccTGTCTATGGAATGTAAGGAATAACAAAATTAGTCTATTCATTTTTAACATCAATTTGTCAATTTTAtattaagaataaaattaagaaaaagaaCATTGTCTGTTATAACGGTTGATTTCGACTAAGACCAGCCGAATTTCGCTCGGACTCTCTTTATAATGTTGTCGTCGGGGGTCAGTTTCCAATCGAAACCTTTTGGCTGTTCTTCCTCTTGCGACTGAGTCTCGAACATGTCTCGCGAGCAGTTCCTTTGCCGTTTCTTCTCACAAGACTTATCCTCACACTCAAACCTCTTGTTCTGGCCGACTTCTCGGGGCGTTTTCCAAACGTCTGTCTCCTTTTTAACGAGCGGTTTCTGTGGTGATATATACGAAAATAAAGGACTAGAGGACTTTTCTCTTTTCTCCTCCGGTATTTCGAGAAAAGAGAAAGTAAAATCGCTGGCTTCTAGCTCTTCCCTCACGTAAGACACGCGACGGCGATTGATGGATTCATCCAACAGGCCTAGATTACGCTCGCGTTGATTGCAGTTCAGGCGATTCTGACTCTTCTTTATAACTGTTATAAAGTCGTAATACCTCTCAACGTTGCCTGCGCACTTGTAGCAGATGGTCGTGAGCGGATCTGTGTCTTCTATAACAATTTTCATAGTCGCTAGGATTTTTTCCACTATGTGGGTTTTCCTGGCATAGGTGCCGAATAGGGACACATTAAAATCGCTTTCAGTTAAACAGAGACGGCAGGAATTTCGTGTAAATCTCGATATATCCAtctttagttactttttatcacactaaattatatttaattatgttaatgttaCGTATTTGCGTAAATGTCCTTTGAGTAGGAAAGCAAAAACTAAATAGTccacaaagttttttttttactgatacgCGCTTCGCGCCAAGTAGTGAAGTGCTGCGATTGGCTGATTAGGTTTGTTCGGATTCAAGGTGGCAAAAAATAGGATAATACACATGAAAatctatttaaaatgaaaattttaaaattgccaAAAAATACTATGTTAATTGGGTTGGACGGTTTAGTTGTGCTAACATCgacgtaaataaatacaattttgaatCATCTGCGATTTTAggttaagtacctacctaatacgaCTCGACTCTTTCCCCGTAGAATGTAACTTAGCATGTTAAcgtaataatgatttatttattaaattttatttcggGATTagccattttatataaaattttatacttacatacatatgatatacctatttatacggtttatacctacatacaatgTAGAAAATAAACTTAACAAAATAATCGATTGTGTCACCGAAtgaaataattcataaatatttaagaaatccagatatacttaaaatacttaaatattgttTCTAAATGAGATATCAGTGAATAGAACATATATTGATATATAGATAAAACATGCTTATGTCTTTATAGGCAGTGATTTAAACTGAATGAGATAAATGTATAGGGATCTTGCGGAATGTAAGTGCGAAGTGGCTTTACGTGAAATATCCTATCACGATTTCAATATTTTAGACAGTAAATCATACTTAAATCAACGTTATTCAATATTCAACGCTACTATCACAAGCCACCACACTCCTATTAAATAGACTGTGATTCTtcataacattaaataaatattaaaaatacatacgtaTTACAGTCGTTATAAAGCGAAGCATTATCTTAATCGTAACAGTTTTTAAATACTGCATTTTCATTATTTGTTCCTACATTTCTGTCCAATGTTCAATATTGCATATCTAGTTGTCTCTTTAATATTTAGCTCAGATTTTAGTTCACATTAGGTACAAAACAATCCAGACAATATTCTCGGACATTCCAGACTTTCTTTTCCAGGTGGGTCCGTTCAAGTAAATTTACCTCCAATAAGCTTTTCAGCTTCACCAGACCATAGACAATTCTTACTTAGTCCTGCCAACAAGATCTTGTAATAATACAAAGAACAGAGAACTGTCTCATTACGAACTAGCCCAATAAAATGACTCGACCAACCAGAATTGGTCTAAAGCCGTTAACACTTCTCAATCCAATATTGAACTCGAACAAGTCATGATCAATCTACACGTTGTCTTCCTCTTTCTTTCCCCAGAACTTGTCGAATCTCGTGCGGGCTCTGTCTAGCACCTCGGCGGCGGTCAGTCCGTCCGTCGGCCCGTCGTTCACTACAGTGGTGTCGACCACTCCCGGAGCGACTTGAGTCGCTTCAGTCGACTTCTTCACGACTTCTTTAAAGTCCTGAACGGGAGTTTCGGGGGTCAGCTGATTGCTGTTAACCCCGTTGACTCCGTTGACCCCGTTAACACCATTCAGTTTGTTCATGTCGAGGGCTTTAGTTTCGTCGATTGGGGTGAGGCTGACGGGGGTGGTGGGGGTTTTGTCGGTGCGCTTGCTGAGGCTATTCGGTGAGTCGCTCTTCTTCAGCGAGCGAATGGGCGACATCTGCTGATGGTGGATTGGAGCGATTTCTGAAAGTATTTAATCCGATATTTAGTTAAGTGTTTAAGACGAAGCTAGAAGAGGAAGTTCCAAATGAGAATACTTTATTATACCTAGGTACTTAAGAAAGAAGCTGGCTTTACTCATTTTAATCTATACATTTGAGACTTTAGATCATTGATATAGTTTACGTATAAAATATAGAAGCACATCAATATCTGATCTGATTTGAAACTTCCTATATACTCGTAAgcacatatataaatatattgaacaacatctatttttattacacaataaCCTAGCGATTCTTTGAGTCAACATTAATGTTCTACCTATATTTGgtgcttatataaatacttacttgtCCACATCATAGGTACATTATGTGGCACAGTACTTATGTGTCTACTGATATAGATAACATAtggaattaaattattataatattaaatagacCTATGTTACTTCAATCAAAACTCCGAATTATCTAGGAAGATAATCCGTTGCAagtcaaaaaagaaatttaTACAACATGCGTCTCTCAGGGAGAACCAGAATCAGAAATATTAAGAACAGTCCTTTTTAGTAATTTCTTAGTAACATACATGCAAGCTAATTACTATAATGATACTATAGgcttatgaaatgaaattagcTCCAAAAAATCTAAAGTAACATATTTTTACCATTTTACTTATACCATTGGAAAGAGACGGACCCAATCCTCCTATGGAAGCCTAAGGACTTGAAACCATGTAAGATCCTTTCacataatttttaaagtagATGATTATGACTATAGTTCATTCGCATTGAAAATGAAGTAAAATAATCAATGTCCGACGACCTGGCGTGGCGATGCTCGTAACCAATCAAATCGTTCCTAATTAGAACGTACGCCTTTAACTGGTCACTGTCAACTTGACTTTCTATTTGATTGGTTACGGGCGTGGCTAGGCCGGCGGACGATaatgattttactgcattcttaAGGCATACGACCTATAATTAATTTCTGGATGTAGGTAACGATGTAATAAAAAAGATGCCAATTGCGGAATAGGTAGTAGCGGAATCTGAACATATATTGTGACAAAGTACGGATATAACAATAACTTGTACAACAAATTAGCCTTCTCATTGGGGtttagaaaattaaataatcagtaGATATCTTAGTCTTGTTCTTCCTCTCTAACTAGCATCTTCCTGATAACTATGACTAGCAAAGAACTATTAAATCAAGTCAGTAGACGAACGACCTAAGTTATACTAGTTATATAGACTAAAAACAAACTATTTATATGACTCAGTTGACTGAAAAAGTATTTAATGAAGAATGTTAAACACGAATGACTCTGAATTGACTCAATTCAATAGCCAGGGCAGGCAACATGCAAAGTAAACTGACGTCATAGATGTTCAATTGGATCCTCAATGCGTTTATCTGTGAACAGAAAAATGACAAGCATTCTATCCTTTATCGTCCTTTATAACTTCAGAATAGAACGTTTGCCAGATCCTGCAATTCTAGTAGATGAGCATAAAAAATCACCAACAAATGTTTTCTTctaagtacaaaaatatgagtACGACACTAATTTGGAACAACCAGACCAGAATGTCAGTTTCTTTTAAGGGATCACAGATATACGATTGCTAATTGAGCACCTGAGAGCCAAAGATGAATCGTTAAGTGCCATACAAGTGAAGTGCACGCAAACATCGAAACAGACACACACACGGACAAGTGGATACATACGTGTTCGACGCCTCAGCAGAGCACGGATAAATGAATAAAAGCATTTCAATTATTGGATTAACACAATTTAATCATGAACTAtcgaataaatataattatataaaacagaTTATAGTTTTCTGGTGTCGATCGTGTGTGGTGCTTATGTGGCAGTGATCTCGTGACTTTGTCTGAGAGTTCACTGTCGCATGGTCTGTCACACTGTGTGGCGATGACTAGGCGATGGCGGTGGTCGGCGTACCTTGGGGCTTGGGTCCGTCTTCTGCCACCGACGCGCCCTTAAACTCTGAGCTAGGGCGCTTTACGGTCTCATCTGAAATGTGGTGAGCGAGTTGTATGGCCGGTGACGTGAAACGTGAGTAAAGTTACGTTCTATGTCCACAAAACAAAATGgcgtttgtttttttaatttgcacaACGTGTCTATGGCCGAATTTTCGCGCAACGTTCTGTGACAGATGTCAAGATGGTTGAGATTTTTTTAACCTCTGGCAGCCCACAATACATGAAAAATTGCCAGTAAAATTTGTATCAAAGGTACtacaaattaaaacttttaatttaattacctagAGGTAACTAGTATAATAGTTAGGACGTGGGACGATAGAGGTGAAGTTTAAAGTTAGATTGTTTTGTGGATATAAGATAAAATCAAATGCTTAATAAGATGATCTGAAATTAAACAATGTGATGTCATTCGAAATGGATGATGCTGTTTAATGAGTTTTGTGTTCTAAATACGAATGATCGTGTGTCTTGAATTAAACTGGTGTGTGTGGCAAGCTCTACCGGTATGCTAGTGTTGCTATACTTTACTAATCACACATCATACAATGAATGATAGTTTTTACCTggctaattttaattaaaaaaaatcaataaaaaaatgtttcacttATTTTAGAGTTGGTACTGAGTTTTTCAATCAATGAATCGTCATAGAGATCCATTTgtgaaatattattaagaaaaaaaatagtacctaaGTAAACATCTCTCTGTTTCACGAATCAACGAGATTCGATAAGACAAAACATGgtaaagaattaaaaatataatataatttaaaaacgaataaaattaATGTGTAATGGCATGGTTGTCTCTTCTTTATTCTTGTCTATTGAATGACTTATTTTACCTACATTATGGGCTAACGACTTGATTTAAACTACTTTATTATACCTATCTGTAAAGAGTATCTTcttcgtaaataaaaaaaaagtcttatAAATCTAAGGTCTattaaagtaagtacctatttataggtGAAAATTAAAGGTCTTAGGAAAGAACAAAAACTTGTTACTTACATGTTCGTTAAAAGAATAGCATTTGTATTCTCCTTATAACAATCGTAATTTTCTATACTTAAAGATGAAAAAGcgtaagtattaaaaataggtataataGGTTTAAACAACTTATATCGTCtactaattaacaaattaattatatcaTGTACATTCTGCAAAACCGCCACCAAAATGAAGTGAGAAAAAGATACTCTTTTGTACAGAATTAATCGAAGTATGTGAAACTTTTTTTACGTAAGTAATTTTAAGTTAGGTTACAAAACACCGCTGATCTATAGACATAAATTGTATAACAGTCTCAAAAGGCTAAGCGCAATATTCTTAATAAGGATTCTCTTgctttactttaaaaaaaaaacagtcaaaaacagtcagctgcagagatagttgacccGACCTGCGAACAAATTTCTATACAGGGGTGTCAGTTATCtatgcagctgactgtacacgcTTAGTCTATCTTTATAACGGTTATAGAACGGTCGTAAAATCAGTTTCACGTCTAACTACACTTGCCACCTAGCACCCTTAGAAGGCCTAACTCACCGCTCTTCACGTTCTGGGTGACCGTAAACGTTTTCCCAGTGTCGAGGGGTACGGTCCAGTTGACTGGATCCGGTGACCGCATGTTCATCTGCTCGGGAGACTTCACCCGGGTGGGCTCGGGCGGGGATTTGACGACCGGGGAGTCGTCGAAGAAGTGGTCCTTGGCGACGGACGCGCTGCGGTGCGCGGGAATGTCGTCGTCTGGAAGAGTCGGCGGTAACGTCGGTTATGCAGCGCTTATAAGGCTCTTATATAACTTGATTGGGAGCTACGGGATATGTGATAGTAATTGTTGTGTAATTTCAAAGGGATGTGTTCACGTTAGGTGAATTTGGGGATTGCAACAAGAAGTCAATACCTAAGTACTTGAACATGTGATGTTGAGATacaagtatatttttaattacatataagATCAGGTAGTCTATGTGTTTGAACGGCGGTATTGGGTGATATTGCATATGTAAATATCGTAGGTTtttaaatcgtaaaaaaatacatgaagaagaaaacaaataaatcaacggcaatcgttaaaaaaaaacatgttctaAAGATACAGATTGAAAAGTGTTTAATTGCAGGTTTCTAATTCTAACACTTATGTCACTGTGTACCTATTGATAAATCAGGAtgatatatttactttaaatgGTGTATTTGTAAGTATAAACTACTCTATGTGCCCCTAAATGCACATGAATTTGGCACCCTGATTTATTTgagataggtacctacctaataaacaAAACACGTCGCAtgcaaaaaaaacaataccatttgtctttattaaatatttgtgaataaaataaatcattatatcAGTACCAGATTTGGCTGGTTATTGTAGTAACCAGCCATTAATGTAGTTTGAATCAAACTGCAAGTTCCTTTTGCTGGTACCATAATAATTACTAATGAAAAGACTCGGACAAAATGCTCAAAAGTTTGAAagatccttattatttttttattcaagatTTGAAtcgaaaagtatttttatatctcTAGACATCTGCATCTATATACTTATAccctttaaatataattacggTTAATATTTACCCCAGGTATACCTAAATCTACGGTGACGGTGCTCGGGGTGTGACACACGGACGAACAAACATTACGACTCTTATATAACGCTTGCTCAACTTTTATTCAGGGAATTTGTACCTTATGTCTTTAAGTTCAATTATGAAGTTTACTTGGCGCCTAACGCTTTAGTTACAGGCAAAGATGAACTTCATAATCATATCACATAAGTTGTAAAAGATcttatagagttagaccaagataacacTGCAGCGATTAtaatagcacagactgtgcaagtgttattttaaacattcaatttctatgaaattatgacgcaaaaataataattgcacagtctgtgctatcaaaatcgctggaGCGTTATATTGGTTTAACTCTACAGGCTGTATAACACATACTAATTTGTATAAGGTCATAAAAGGTCTTATAAGGCTGTAATCAGCCTAATTTAAATGTACCGGTATTAGTATAAATTCACAATACGCCTTTATTTAAACTTTGTAATAAAGGTTATATATGTCCGTATATAATTGCTTTGGTAAGGTTCAATTTCCATAATCACTAAGAAGAGCTCACGTTACATGAGAATCAGTCACACGGAGTGAAGCCATTCCCAATCGGTGCTGTGACCGACGTTGCGTTGACGCAGACTTGATATCTCGAGAATTTTGAAACCAAGCAACAACAAGCAACAGTCATGCTAAAGCATCAAATCAAGAGAACAAGGCATGGAATAAGATGCGAGGCTTAGGAAGTAGACAgaataaagtcttacttaagTAGAactttcaaaataaatacacgCCTCCGTATTCACCAGTTCATTCCAAACTCATGTCAAAATGCAGGTGTTTCAATAGATGTCTTTATTTAGTCAATTTTTATGCTGAAGCAAAACTTAAACTAAATCAAGTAGAATAATCCAGAAGCATAAAAAGTGTTAGCATCCTTCTTTTTATTGTTTCGTCTTGTAAAAGTAATacatacttaatattaaaaGTGCACTCGTTTCTGAATAATCTTTTTCACTCCACAAGTATCTCGCAGAGGATAGGTGAGGATTGGCGTATTTTTGGAAACTGATGACATCTTTTGAAACACCAACTTTTGGAATTCAGTCTATCGTAAAAGTCCGATCGTTTGTCGGGCTCAAATCTTTCATGAcacagaaaacaaaaaaaaaacagtacaaaaGCCGGATCCACACAAGAGAGCGTCGACGCAACAGTCACAGGTTGGTACGCACCCAATTTAATGCCAACTTTCGAAACGCTCCGACTGCGGCGTCCCCGGCCCGGCGTTCCTGTAGCCCCATTGACCCCATTGACCCCCACTGTGATCCCATTGATGGGCTTAGGCGGCGCTGACGGCGACCGTCCGCCCCTCGAAGACCTAACTCTACTACTAGCCCCTCTACTCAACGGCAAACCTACAGAAGAAATTTCTACTGAACATGTTTTGCATAATGAGAATTGGCTCTAGGTTCTATTTATGAGATGTGGAAGATCATAGTTAATAGCTAGCTCAATTATTAGAAATTATTTCATGGATTTCTAAGGGGGTAGTTGGCAGTTACATAGGGGTCTGGCAATTGCAAAAAGTTCTACAGCAACaaaatagaaaaagtattgaTAAAATACGATTTATGTTATCTGTTTTCCTGTTTGTTACTATAAAACTTTTCATGGCCAGGCCAGATgaatgttaataattaaatttatgtagAGCTATATTCTCATTATATAGACATAGGATAGGGTACAAGCATCAGGCAGGAGCACaacatttgtaatttttctatACACTGAAGAAGTTTCAAGTCATTCTCTATGATAAATAGACAAGTAATGTTAGCTAGATTGACAAACTTCTAAAAGTATgatcaattaattttatttaaagaatgGAGGTGTTGATGGTTTCTGATTATCAAGGCCGAGGCCATTGATCACCAGAGACAGAAGGAGTGATTAACACATAATAATTAGgatttacttaaatacattgtaTTTCAGCTCTGGTCTGGTTATTATATTTAGTTTGCAGCTCAAATTTGTTTTGGCTGAAATTTTTATAAGAGTCAGGAGATCTAGACACTCAGGAAAATAGTCTATATAACTTTGTTCATGATTATGCAGTCATCGGTCGTAAATAAATGTGAACTTATGTTATCAGATTTCAGGACAATCAGTTCGGCTGCATTCGCCTTGCACACTCTTAAGAGGCGGATGCGATCGACTTCGTACAGATATTGTATATATGTGGTCAGCTTGTAGGGGTTATCATATCTCTAAGTAGTTTCGCCTGGCATTTTCTGCTTTCTTACGAATTAGAGCGACAGGGAATAAACAGATACGACTGTCGCTCTCAGCAGAAAGTGCCCGACAGCAGGCTACAATAGGAAGGGACAGGACCAGGGACCTCTATACACGTGTAGGCATAAGCAAGCAAGTTTACCAGTAGGCTTGGCCGGGCGCGGCGCATCGTGTCCGTTGGTGACGGCGACGTggcgcgcgggcgcgggcgccgggTCGGCGGAGCgcgggcgccggcgcggcgAGCGGAACTCGCGCGGCTCGCCGGCCGCCGGCCCTGGAGTCACAGAACTTCAAATTAAGTTGCGTTCAGATTGCGAATGCACCCGTCTGCTGTCTTTAGGTTTGTAAAATTTGCGAACTTCTCTCGTACAAATTGTAATAAAGCGCTGAGCGTGCTATACGCAAGCCATTTGCAAATGGAAATGGTACTCTAGTAGCGTAATTGCGCGATCTTGAATTATCTGCTAAAACTAGAAcccttttcttttatttcagaaacAAAATCCCGACTATAATTAATCAACTGAATAAAGAAACATAAGTGTTTACCGCTAGTTTAAGCAGTTTTACTACGAGTGGCCACCACGCAGATGACTTATCCTTCTCCAGGATCTTTAGTTCTCAATCAGCATGTATTCAAAGGTTTAATTCCCAGAACTCATTTTGGGAATAAAACAGTTGTAAAAACTCTTTTACAGCTTTTGTGCtgattaaattgtaaaaaaatactcattATCGTCATTTacgtataaaaattataaaatacttaatataacatATCCAATACCCATAGTACTTTAGAAGACTACTATCCTGATCTTTTCGGTAGAGTCGAtaaaaagtaagtaggtattctTACCATCCTGGGCAGCCCCCTCATCGAAGCTGTGCCCCTGCAGTTTTTTCCTCTGTTTCTGCGGCGAGGTCTTATGCGGCGAGCGCTCCAGCGCCTTGGTCTCCTGCAGCTTGGCGTGAATGGACTGGTGCGGAGCCGAGCGGAACGAGCGGTACTTCTTGGGCGAGTGGTTCTTTGAGTCCTTGCCATCTTTCTCGTCTCTTGGCAAAGCCCTGAGGATTGAATGGGATGAAATATTTCGATATAATGGTTGCCTTTTATAGCTCAAGGCTGTTTATCAGTTTGATTTGGAATAGTGAACCCCGGGACTAAAATTTGAGTTGCCGCTTGAGGTCAAAGTCAAGATCAAGAATAGTCATATAATGTTGGacctatttaaataatatgaGAAGTGTACAAGCATTTATTGATCCTTCTACACTTTCGGATTTTAATATCAGTTATGTTAATGGCATAATCAACTGCTACGAAAATTCCACGATcatggaaaatatatttaatctaagtaaagtttttttgcCATGCTTATATTGATTATGTCGACCTATTTCCTTGTATTTTAGTTTATGGTCATATACATTGCTTATAAAGGTGCTATAAGGTAATAATAAGACTCAAGGCTGATGATAAACTAAGCTACATGGCATGTGAATGGGCTCCTTGCAATAAGCCATCCTTAGCTTTATATCAGCCTTATTgcaaacttaaaaatataagcGTATCCGGTTTGAAGGACCAGAAGCAACAATATAGCATATAACATAGTATAGACATAGGATTCACTCTCATTATTGGTAGAAATCCAATTGTAAGTATGCATTTGCTTAAAACTCACTACTTAAATCTTCGTCTTAACTCTTCACGacattatacaatttatttgacTTCTATACAACCCTTATCCGACTTTTACTTATGGTCCTCCGTTGTCATTCAGTGCATCACTTACTTGTGATTGGTGGAAGCGAGTGATAGGGCCGATAGGGAGGACCGGCGGGAAACCTGGTACCAGAGCTCGATTTGCTTATTGTATAGCTGTGTGATGTGTTCTGGAGCCAGCTCGGTCCCCCATCCGCGGTACTGTCAAATAATGGCAATATTACAAGCATGAACGACTACTGCGTGATGTCTCAATGGTATGATTGTAACTGAAGTtgcttttatttgaatattttcaattttgcgTTTACATTATTAGATTGTTTTAAGGCTGCTATTTTATAGGTGCAGGGTGTTCATTTCATGGTTTAAAATACCGTTGGCAGTTGGATAACGAATTAGTTCAGAACAGTTCCCTTATGACGCAATGgaagttgtgttatttttcTTTGGATTCTCTCAGAGGATTCTTCGCGTACATCTTGACTGCTTCGCCTTGCCTGGCATTGTGAACGATGAACTGAACATCCCCTGGAGAGTCGCAGACCTTGTACTCGCCGGCGCGCTTGCGGAGGTCCAGCACCTCGCGGTACCAGGAGTCGCCCTGCGCCAGACCGAGCGGCTGCAggccggcggcgcgcagcgTGGTGGCGCTGTCCTCGGCGGCCGCGGGAGGGGGCCCCGCGCCCGCCCCCGACCCCGACCCCGCCCCCTTCGCCACCTCGGGCTCCCTCAACATCCTCTCGCTGGCCTCGTCAACCTTTCCTTTTCCCCTGCATTTCGTAAACGTCCCTTTAGACGCCTCGAACACGTACTGAGAGAACGGTCTAAATTTCTTTTTGTACTCGCTTTTGTAACGTTTCCTATTATCTTTGGAACGATCCTCCCCGTTGGATATGAGGGCCGATAGCGCGCTACGGAACGTCGATTTTCTGCAAAATTCCATTTCATGTCTTAGACGCTTGGATTGACTTTACGATGATGATGCGGCAAAAGAAAGAGCTCGCGCCGAGCCAGGTTAGTAAGGAGACATGCTTCAAATAATTGTTAAGCTCGCATGGTGAGGTTAGGATGCCAGTCCTAGAAGAGTCTAAAGGGAGCGCCGGCCGCCCGCCGGGCCCGTGACCGACGCTACGTACGTGTTACAGGTGTTGTTAGGTGATACATCGACATACAATAATCTAACAAAAATTTTGATGAACGTTCACATCGACAAAAGTGCAAGACACAACGATATTGATAAAAAATGTAACTATTAGCTGTCATTCCGGACTAGTG contains the following coding sequences:
- the LOC133530810 gene encoding uncharacterized protein LOC133530810 isoform X4, with translation MIGSFWNLCRACPSMPVDKLHSEYRSTYRWHQFREQQGVVKQPAASPPSALPIPRGPMEPAMPRRKKYPGVAYQTNQLFDPAPADDIRPQTSADRARSAQRNETDRAGRRSKSEGPRQPRWTDTVEPKGTSAALGEPMAPKPELVSTEYRNQFAWPKETEAPRKSISMGALKKAAVAEGHVEAEPLMNNADEHDGRYIEDYLWNGQKPGVQRGKGKVDEASERMLREPEVAKGAGSGSGAGAGPPPAAAEDSATTLRAAGLQPLGLAQGDSWYREVLDLRKRAGEYKYRGWGTELAPEHITQLYNKQIELWYQVSRRSSLSALSLASTNHKALPRDEKDGKDSKNHSPKKYRSFRSAPHQSIHAKLQETKALERSPHKTSPQKQRKKLQGHSFDEGAAQDGPAAGEPREFRSPRRRPRSADPAPAPARHVAVTNGHDAPRPAKPTGLPLSRGASSRVRSSRGGRSPSAPPKPINGITVGVNGVNGATGTPGRGRRSRSVSKVGIKLDDDIPAHRSASVAKDHFFDDSPVVKSPPEPTRVKSPEQMNMRSPDPVNWTVPLDTGKTFTVTQNVKSDETVKRPSSEFKGASVAEDGPKPQEIAPIHHQQMSPIRSLKKSDSPNSLSKRTDKTPTTPVSLTPIDETKALDMNKLNGVNGVNGVNGVNSNQLTPETPVQDFKEVVKKSTEATQVAPGVVDTTVVNDGPTDGLTAAEVLDRARTRFDKFWGKKEEDNV
- the LOC133530810 gene encoding uncharacterized protein LOC133530810 isoform X1, whose amino-acid sequence is MIGSFWNLCRACPSMPVDKLHSEYRSTYRWHQFREQQGVVKQPAASPPSALPIPRGPMEPAMPRRKKYPGVAYQTNQLFDPAPADDIRPQTSADRARSAQRNETDRAGRRSKSEGPRQPRWTDTVEPKGTSAALGEPMAPKPELVSTEYRNQFAWPKETEAPRKSISMGALKKAAVAEGHVEAEPLMNNADEHDGRYIEDYLWNGQKPGVQRKSTFRSALSALISNGEDRSKDNRKRYKSEYKKKFRPFSQYVFEASKGTFTKCRGKGKVDEASERMLREPEVAKGAGSGSGAGAGPPPAAAEDSATTLRAAGLQPLGLAQGDSWYREVLDLRKRAGEYKYRGWGTELAPEHITQLYNKQIELWYQVSRRSSLSALSLASTNHKALPRDEKDGKDSKNHSPKKYRSFRSAPHQSIHAKLQETKALERSPHKTSPQKQRKKLQGHSFDEGAAQDGPAAGEPREFRSPRRRPRSADPAPAPARHVAVTNGHDAPRPAKPTGLPLSRGASSRVRSSRGGRSPSAPPKPINGITVGVNGVNGATGTPGRGRRSRSVSKVGIKLDDDIPAHRSASVAKDHFFDDSPVVKSPPEPTRVKSPEQMNMRSPDPVNWTVPLDTGKTFTVTQNVKSDETVKRPSSEFKGASVAEDGPKPQEIAPIHHQQMSPIRSLKKSDSPNSLSKRTDKTPTTPVSLTPIDETKALDMNKLNGVNGVNGVNGVNSNQLTPETPVQDFKEVVKKSTEATQVAPGVVDTTVVNDGPTDGLTAAEVLDRARTRFDKFWGKKEEDNV